Proteins co-encoded in one Salvia splendens isolate huo1 chromosome 4, SspV2, whole genome shotgun sequence genomic window:
- the LOC121799307 gene encoding histone acetyltransferase TAP1-like, with protein sequence MPAQGVVVFPNSASDLNLYPRIVSFGCRCQCHPPLNFPLSTGSRKEKIYRLKASFWESIRSRILKNNTTTQVVEPPVTSEEEEEPLPEEFVLVENTRPDGTIEQIIFSSGGNVDLYDLQTLCDKVGWPRRPLSKLAAALRNSYMVVTLHSVSKSTGEEGNDQKKLIGMARATSDHAFNATIWDVLVDPSYQGQGLGKALIEKLIRALLQRDIGNISLFADSKVVEFYRNLGFEADPEGIKGMFWYPKN encoded by the exons ATGCCAGCCCAAGGAGTGGTAGTGTTCCCCAATTCTGCTTCCGACCTCAATCT cTACCCGCGAATTGTTTCCTTCGGTTGCCGCTGCCAATGTCATCCTCCCCTTAATTTCCCTCTTTCCACTG GAAGCCGAAAAGAAAAGATTTATAGACTTAAGGCGAGCTTCTGGGAGTCTATTAGATCAAG GATTTTAAAAAACAATACTACTACCCAAGTTGTAGAGCCTCCCGTCACTagtgaagaagaggaagagcccTTGCCCGAGGAATTTGTTCTCGTTGAGAACACCAGACCTGATGGAACAATTGAGCAGATAATATTTTCTTCCGGTGGGAATGTTGATCTGTATGATCTCCAGACTTTATGCGATAAG GTTGGTTGGCCTCGGAGGCCTCTGTCAAAGCTAGCGGCAGCACTAAGAAATAGCTACATGGTTGTTACTCTTCATTCCGTTAGCAAGTCCACTGGAGAAG AGGGAAATGACCAAAAGAAGTTGATAGGAATGGCCCGGGCTACATCCGATCATGCTTTCAATGCGACAATTTGGGATGTCCTTGTTGATCCTTCTTATCAG GGCCAAGGACTTGGAAAAGCCCTGATAGAGAAGCTTATAAGGGCCCTTTTGCAGCGTGACATCGGAAATATCTCACTCTTTGCAGATAGTAAAG TTGTGGAGTTCTATCGGAACCTAGGATTTGAAGCTGATCCAGAGGGCATCAAGGGTATGTTTTGGTACCCGAAGAACTAG
- the LOC121799305 gene encoding helicase-like transcription factor CHR28 codes for MTEHVDPLDGVLVFNWRTPTVIGGLLNYLRRFSCVISEAFRGSSKLVISPNSHSFAAMASAEPIDISSSDSDDSDLWEIDNYRDDSPGRDTATTVNGGVPPSQASSSRPKSTGHNVFSHEVPSSSKRQFFQYESPVGNINSSSSFRKLPSWAPKSTGNNDPYSSKRRPVYDEIPSRPQKRLNIAEASGSSTSRIDNNIHPTKRVFPGFQPFTSSPPFHNLIENMGATEIRETLGKSVWSNPSNGSRVLPPTMMPGKHSSTTPLIGLKDSFYQTGVGEERPAGPDERFVFQAAVQDIHQHKREATFPDGLLSVSLLKHQKIALAWMLRQESSGLCIGGILADDQGLGKTISTMALILMQKNLEAKSEAKEASSTKTEAFNLDDDDGVSGCVVLDDANQIEVSDGLAILPQASNSTKGFRSSRPRAGTLIICPASVIRQWDRELDEKVTTDAKLQVLVYHGGNRTKSPDALAKYDVVLTTYAIVTNELPKQPLAEDDDDKLKDRDRYGISSEFAMEKKHKKSSVSKKSKKGKKDVDVNALDKNCGTLARVTWSRVVLDESQTIKNHRTQVARACCSLRAKRRWCLSGTPIQNSIDELFSYFRFLRYDPYNDYKTFVSTIKGPIARDSIVGYQKLQLVLRNILLRRTKGDLIDGKPIINLPPKKVHLKRVEFSVEERAFYEKLELDSRKQFKAYAAAGTVNQNYANILLMLLRLRQACDHPLLVKGLSSDPIGKDSSKMAKNLPRELLVNLLKQLEASLAICLVCQDPPENAVVTMCGHVFCYQCVSDHLTGEDNTCPAHQCKEQLGADVVFSRSTLRRCLSMDVDGDSPVPDELCDESTVLQRKYVSSKIKSVLEILNSSVSKRQSSDSHDLVIYDTSSSAVREYEQANTAPEKAIIFSQWTSMLDLVEMSLKNNHISYRRLDGTMSIVARDKAVKEFNTDPAVDVMLMSLKAGNLGLNMVSACRVILLDLWWNPTTEDQAIDRAHRIGQTRTVTVSRLTVKDTVEDRILSLQEDKRKMVASAFGEDKSGSHGTRLTAEDLRFLFEGSGR; via the exons ATGACTGAGCATGTGGATCCTCTGGATGGTGTACTAGTATTCAACTGGAGGACGCCcacagtaattggcggactacTTAATTATTTGAGGCGTTTTTCATGCGTT ATTAGCGAAGCTTTTAGGGGCTCGTCTAAGTTGGTAATTTCACCCAATAGTCATTCTTTTGCTGCCATGGCTTCAGCCGAGCCTATAGATATCAGTTCCTCAGACAGTGATGATTCGGATTTATGGGAAATAGATAATTATAGAGATGACTCTCCGGGTAGGGATACTGCGACTACTGTCAATGGTGGGGTCCCTCCATCTCAAGCATCCTCGTCTCGTCCTAAGTCCACAG GTCACAATGTTTTTTCTCATGAAGTTCCTTCATCTTCTAAGAGGCAATTTTTTCAGTATGAGTCTCCAGTGGGAAACATCAACTCTTCTAGCAGTTTCAGAAAACTTCCATCTTGGGCACCTAAATCGACAG GTAACAATGATCCTTATTCTTCTAAGAGGCGGCCTGTTTATGATGAAATCCCATCAAGACCACAAAAACGGCTGAATATTGCAGAGGCCTCTGGATCTTCAACTTCAAGGATAGACAATAATATTCATCCTACAAAGAGAGTCTTTCCTGGTTTTCAGCCTTTTACCTCTAGCCCGCCATTTCACAATCTAATAGAAAATATGGGTGCTACTGAAATTCGCGAGACACTTGGAAAATCAGTATGGTCAAATCCTTCTAATGGAAGTAGAGTATTGCCCCCGACTATGATGCCTGGAAAACATTCTTCAACCACTCCATTGATTGGTTTAAAAGATTCTTTCTATCAAACTGGGGTAGGTGAAGAGAGGCCTGCAGGACCTGATGAGAGATTTGTTTTCCAAGCAGCTGTGCAG GATATTCATCAGCATAAAAGAGAAGCTACTTTCCCTGATGGACTCCTGTCAGTTTCTCTTCTTAAGCACCAG AAAATTGCTTTGGCGTGGATGCTTCGTCAGGAATCATCTGGTTTATGCATCGGGGGTATCTTGGCTGATGACCAG GGCCTGGGCAAGACTATTTCAACAATGGCCCTTATACTAATGCAAAAGAATTTGGAGGCCAAATCTGAAGCTAAGGAGGCATCTTCAACCAAAACCGAAGCCTTTAActtggatgatgatgatggagtTAGTGGTTGTGTTGTTCTTGATGATGCAAACCAGATTGAAGTATCTGATGGTTTAGCAATACTTCCACAAGCGAGTAATTCAACAAAGGGATTCCGCAGCAGTAGGCCACGAGCAGGGACATTGATCATTTGTCCAGCCAGCGTTATCCGACAATGGGATCGGGAGCTGGATGAGAAAGTCACAACTGACGCTAAACTTCAGGTTCTAGTATATCATGGCGGCAATAGGACCAAGAGTCCTGATGCATTGGCAAAATATGATGTTGTTTTAACAACATATGCTATTGTTACAAATGAACTTCCAAAACAACCTTTGgctgaagatgatgatgataaacTAAAGGACAGAGACCGATACGGTATATCTTCTGAATTTGCCATGGAGAAGAAGCACAAAAAGTCATCAGTTAGTAAGAAGTCCAAGAAGGGTAAAAAGGATGTTGATGTGAATGCTTTGGATAAAAATTGTGGTACATTAGCAAGGGTTACATGGTCTAGGGTTGTTTTGGATGAATCtcaaacaataaaaaatcaCAGAACACAAGTAGCTAGAGCCTGTTGTAGCCTAAGAGCAAAACGAAGATGGTGCCTTTCTGGAACTCCAATACAAAATTCTATAGATGAGTTATTCAGCTACTTCAGATTTTTGAGATATGATCCATATAATGACTACAAAACCTTTGTTTCTACCATCAAGGGTCCTATAGCGAGAGACTCGATTGTAGGTTACCAGAAGCTTCAACTTGTCTTAAGAAATATCTTGTTGCGGCGAACGAAAG GTGACTTAATTGATGGTAAGCCTATAATCAACCTACCtcccaaaaaggtacacttaaAAAGGGTGGAATTTTCTGTTGAAGAACGAGCCTTTTATGAGAAACTTGAGTTAGACTCACGCAAACAATTTAAG GCTTATGCTGCTGCTGGTACTGTCAATCAAAACTACGCAAATATCTTATTGATGCTTTTGCGTCTGCGCCAAGCTTGTGATCACCCATTACTTGTCAAAGGGCTCAGCTCTGATCCTATTGGAAAGGATTCCTCTAAGATGGCCAAGAATCTTCCAAGGGAACTGCTAGTGAATTTGTTGAAACAATTGGAAGCTTCACTGGCCATATGTCTTGTGTGTCAA GATCCTCCTGAAAATGCAGTGGTCACAATGTGCGGACATGTTTTCTGTTATCAATGTGTTTCGGATCATTTAACTGGCGAAGACAATACATGTCCTGCCCATCAATGTAAAGAACAACTCGGTGCCGATGTTGTATTTTCAAGATCTACTTTAAGGAGATGCCTGTCTATGGATGTGGATGGTGATAGCCCTGTTCCGGACGAACTGTGTGATGAGTCTACAGTTCTACAGAGAAAGTACGTTTCATCAAAGATCAAGTCCGTTCTTGAAATTCTGAATTCAAGTGTATCAAAACGTCAGAGTTCAGACTCACATGATTTGGTCATATATGATACTTCATCATCAGCTGTTCGTGAGTATGAACAAGCGAATACAGCACCTGAAAAGGCTATTATTTTTTCGCAATGGACTAGCATGCTCGACTTAGTTGAGATGTCACTGAAGAATAACCATATCAGTTATCGGAGGCTTGATGGTACTATGTCAATAGTTGCTCGAGACAAGGCTGTTAAAGAATTCAACACTGATCCTGCG GTGGATGTCATGTTAATGTCTCTGAAAGCTGGGAATCTAGGGCTTAACATGGTCTCTGCATGCCGTGTAATCCTTTTGGATCTTTGGTGGAATCCGACAACAGAGGATCAGGCTATTGATAGAGCTCACAGAATAGGACAGACACGTACAGTTACTGTGTCGCGGTTAACTGTCAAGGACACAGTTGAGGATCGCATCTTGAGTCTTCAG GAAGATAAGAGAAAAATGGTGGCATCAGCATTCGGGGAAGATAAAAGTGGCAGCCACGGCACTCGCCTCACAGCGGAAGACCTGAGATTTTTGTTCGAAGGCTCAGGACGTTGA